From one Dyella sp. 2HG41-7 genomic stretch:
- a CDS encoding tRNA (cytidine(34)-2'-O)-methyltransferase: protein MLHVILFRPEIPPNTGNVIRLCANTGAALHLIRPLGFELDDARLKRAGLDYHEYARVSVHDDLDTCLASLDHPRVFAFSTRGRTWHVDARFADGDALLFGCETAGLPDAVLSALPAEQRLRLPMRAGSRSLNLSNSVAVAVYEVWRQLGFPGAVDP, encoded by the coding sequence ATGCTGCATGTCATCCTCTTTCGCCCCGAAATCCCGCCCAACACCGGCAACGTGATCCGCTTGTGCGCCAACACTGGCGCCGCGCTGCACTTGATCCGCCCCTTGGGCTTCGAACTCGACGACGCACGCCTCAAGCGCGCAGGCCTGGATTACCACGAGTACGCGCGCGTCAGCGTGCATGACGATCTCGACACCTGCCTGGCCTCGCTCGATCACCCGCGCGTTTTCGCGTTTTCCACACGCGGACGCACCTGGCACGTGGACGCACGCTTTGCCGACGGCGACGCGCTGCTGTTCGGCTGCGAAACGGCGGGATTGCCCGATGCGGTGCTGTCCGCACTGCCGGCGGAACAGCGTTTGCGTCTGCCGATGCGCGCGGGCAGCCGTAGCCTCAATCTGTCCAACAGCGTGGCCGTAGCGGTCTATGAGGTGTGGCGCCAGCTTGGGTTTCCGGGCGCGGTCGATCCTTAA
- a CDS encoding DUF4156 domain-containing protein, giving the protein MRKTLLLLAPVVLLGGCTWGINPDPGSSAVRTVWSGDVTGCRDLGKITVSVMDHVGPFDRNDIKVRDELQVQARNSAMSMHADTMKPLGDPVDGKQEWEAYSCGNHQVGPSAPPPMQNQNPGAQPPPAQQSGGFQTYPSH; this is encoded by the coding sequence ATGCGCAAGACTCTGTTGCTGCTCGCGCCGGTTGTGCTGCTCGGCGGCTGTACCTGGGGCATCAATCCCGATCCGGGATCGAGCGCCGTCCGCACGGTGTGGAGCGGCGATGTGACGGGTTGTCGCGATCTGGGCAAGATCACGGTGTCCGTGATGGATCACGTCGGACCGTTCGATCGCAACGACATCAAGGTGCGCGACGAATTGCAGGTGCAGGCGCGCAACAGCGCCATGAGCATGCATGCGGATACCATGAAGCCGCTGGGCGATCCGGTCGACGGCAAGCAGGAATGGGAAGCGTATTCCTGCGGCAATCATCAGGTGGGGCCGTCAGCGCCGCCTCCGATGCAGAATCAAAATCCGGGCGCGCAGCCGCCGCCCGCGCAACAGAGCGGTGGTTTCCAGACCTATCCCAGCCACTAA
- a CDS encoding TetR/AcrR family transcriptional regulator, producing MDTHRKPQRQRGHDRVAALLEAAASCFVEKGYEAATMTEVAARAGAAIGSLYQFFPTKETLARALLEQYAQDFYTQLGKLAEQSSTWTTEEWAAQLCPFLIGFRKRHPAFVTLVESSVTPAADAMIIRRRFRAELQALLAHRAPHRSQEETYAAAVVVQQMMKGAAAIQAEPGMPGKLAALAQLQRAMQGYLHGVFGD from the coding sequence ATGGACACCCATCGCAAACCCCAGCGCCAACGCGGTCACGACCGGGTTGCGGCGCTGCTGGAGGCGGCGGCTTCGTGTTTTGTCGAGAAGGGGTACGAGGCGGCCACGATGACCGAAGTCGCCGCGCGCGCGGGCGCGGCCATCGGGTCGCTTTATCAATTTTTTCCGACCAAGGAGACCTTGGCGCGCGCGCTGCTGGAGCAATACGCGCAGGACTTTTACACGCAATTGGGAAAACTCGCCGAGCAATCGTCGACGTGGACAACCGAGGAATGGGCCGCGCAGCTGTGCCCGTTTCTGATCGGGTTCCGCAAGCGTCATCCCGCGTTCGTGACGCTGGTGGAATCGTCGGTGACACCGGCGGCGGACGCGATGATCATTCGTCGACGCTTTCGCGCGGAGTTGCAGGCGTTGCTGGCGCATCGCGCGCCGCACCGCTCGCAGGAAGAAACCTATGCGGCCGCCGTCGTGGTGCAGCAAATGATGAAAGGCGCTGCGGCGATCCAAGCCGAACCGGGCATGCCGGGCAAACTGGCTGCGTTAGCGCAATTGCAGCGCGCCATGCAGGGTTACCTGCATGGCGTGTTTGGAGATTGA
- a CDS encoding hydrolase, producing MEKLDPRRTALVLIDLQKGIVPFAGGPHTAADVMNKAGSLTRRFRELGAPVVLVRVGWSADGGDALRQTVDQPNPARTLPADWLEFADELGVTDSDICVIKRQWGAFYGTELELQLRRRGVEQIVLGGISTNIGVESTARNAWELGFGIVFAEDVMSAASGEHHAFAVNNIFPRLGRVRSAAQTLDMLS from the coding sequence GTGGAAAAGCTCGATCCGCGCCGTACGGCGCTTGTTCTTATCGACCTGCAGAAGGGTATCGTACCGTTCGCGGGCGGTCCTCACACGGCGGCGGATGTCATGAACAAGGCTGGCTCGCTCACACGTCGCTTCCGCGAATTGGGCGCTCCGGTCGTGCTCGTGCGCGTGGGTTGGTCGGCCGACGGGGGCGACGCGCTGCGCCAAACCGTCGATCAACCCAATCCAGCCCGAACCCTTCCTGCCGACTGGTTGGAATTTGCCGATGAGCTAGGCGTCACCGACAGCGACATCTGCGTGATCAAGCGTCAATGGGGTGCGTTCTACGGCACGGAACTCGAATTGCAATTGCGTCGTCGCGGCGTCGAACAGATCGTGCTCGGCGGCATCTCCACCAACATTGGCGTGGAATCCACCGCGCGCAATGCATGGGAACTGGGCTTCGGCATCGTGTTCGCCGAAGATGTGATGAGCGCCGCCAGCGGCGAGCATCATGCGTTTGCCGTGAACAATATTTTTCCGCGACTCGGACGTGTGCGTTCCGCCGCGCAAACTCTCGACATGTTGAGCTGA
- a CDS encoding LacI family DNA-binding transcriptional regulator: protein MTTKSATIKDVAREAKVSVASVSRVLNGTGGVTPATQKIVREVAARLHYVPDNAARSLITGRTNTIGAVLPDLYGEFFSELIRGIDLAARARGLHLLVSSSHDGVEDAAAAVRAMRGRVDGMLILSEYVDVAFLEENLPEKLPAVLLDSPVKSARFPVLNIDSRAGAVAMVQHLIEAGRQHVAFITGPKNNFDAQQREKGYRAAMAKHAPGVPLAIVAGDFTEESGYRAARELLAQKKRPQAVFAANDMMAIGCLYAFKEAGIDVPGDIALAGFDDILIARYVTPPLSTVQVRIADLGRIALERLAALLDPADKTPSSVQTLGCDVVIRDSCGGKPGADAAPREPRRSRRSSHT, encoded by the coding sequence ATGACGACCAAAAGTGCAACCATCAAGGACGTGGCGCGCGAGGCGAAAGTCTCCGTGGCATCGGTGTCGCGCGTGCTCAACGGCACCGGCGGCGTGACGCCTGCTACGCAGAAAATCGTGCGCGAAGTGGCGGCGCGATTGCATTACGTGCCGGACAACGCCGCACGCAGTTTGATTACCGGGCGCACGAACACGATCGGCGCGGTATTGCCCGATCTCTACGGCGAATTCTTCTCTGAACTGATTCGCGGCATCGATCTGGCGGCGCGTGCGCGCGGCCTGCATTTGCTGGTCTCCAGTTCGCACGACGGCGTGGAAGATGCTGCCGCGGCGGTGCGCGCCATGCGCGGACGCGTGGACGGCATGCTGATTCTTTCCGAATACGTCGACGTGGCGTTTCTGGAAGAAAACCTGCCGGAGAAATTGCCGGCGGTGTTGCTGGATAGCCCCGTCAAAAGCGCACGCTTTCCCGTGCTCAATATCGACAGCCGCGCCGGCGCCGTCGCGATGGTGCAGCACCTGATCGAAGCCGGACGCCAGCACGTCGCATTCATTACGGGCCCGAAAAACAACTTCGACGCGCAACAGCGTGAGAAGGGCTATCGCGCTGCCATGGCCAAGCATGCGCCGGGCGTGCCGCTCGCCATCGTGGCCGGCGACTTTACCGAGGAATCGGGCTATCGCGCCGCACGCGAATTGCTGGCGCAGAAAAAACGTCCGCAAGCCGTATTCGCCGCCAACGACATGATGGCGATCGGCTGCCTTTACGCCTTCAAAGAAGCCGGCATCGATGTTCCGGGAGACATCGCATTAGCCGGTTTCGACGACATCTTGATCGCGCGTTACGTCACACCGCCGTTGAGCACGGTGCAGGTGCGTATCGCCGATCTTGGCCGCATTGCATTGGAGCGCCTCGCGGCTTTGCTGGATCCGGCCGACAAGACACCGTCATCGGTGCAGACGTTGGGATGCGACGTCGTCATCCGCGATTCCTGTGGGGGAAAACCCGGCGCAGACGCTGCGCCACGCGAGCCTCGTCGGTCGCGACGCTCATCACATACATAA
- a CDS encoding TonB-dependent receptor, whose product MKAGSQYKKLMLARLIAVSITTAAALPTISFAQSSDATLRGTAAANTTVTAKNVATGYSRVTTSGADGTYALVGLQPGTYQVDAGPGTQHTVTLTVASTATLNLTTAAPTTAPAGTRNLGAVTVTATTLQEMTTSEVGTTVTQREISTVPQITRNFLEFADTVPGMVFTVQQNGNTSLQSGGQAPAGINVYIDGVGQKNYVENGGISGQNNTQGNPFPQLAIGEYKVITSNYKAEYDQISSAAVTAETKSGTNEFHGEIFGDWTDTRMRSETPSETAINQKQPSHDKEYGFAFGGPIIQDKAHFFLAYEGKEYDTPIAVVPGAASPQILAQLPPSVLAQLGPSSLPFKENLYFLKFDYEPTNRDRIEVSGKYRNETAITGTGTGVAASSALNQINYDRRFDIRWDHSADAWFNRLQFTYENAFFKPSAVNIGNGSTYTPFDNQNTSILTVGAADPRGTQNKGQKGPAIQDDLTFNDLEWHGDHVIKMGVKYKMVQLLAQDAGEFNPQFTYDVTPTGTLAAPYQVLFPIALPGLSPVVRTNDRQFGTYIQDDWTIDDHLTVNLGIRWDYEQTPSYLNFVTPASVVAALNSQNPNAPAGTTYAQSLAAGGVNVNDYISTGNNRHAQMNEFQPRFGFSYDINGDQAHVIHGGAGRSYDRTIYEILQLEETKLALAEATITFPNQYHSCTPSPNCIPWNPAYLSGIGVLQGLLTGTTAGREVDLMNNNLRTPYSDQISLGMRNQIGEWVTDVTWAQVNRFNGVVFTLGNRWPNGAFWQGGSQPWGQSIPGFGSLIIANNGLTQKTQQFLVSAQKPYTAESGWGINIAYTYTKAKQNNDNQDVTDQYAFDEATIQDYPYLNSAVAKHRLVVAGSNDAPWGLLFGYKLTLATPIPAINLACYGAPAPGNGSLGSGCLPYSYTPSGSRFLSGPIFGYRSIDFQVTKNFKIYQNFNGYVRFDLLNAFNWNNYSDYNYNPGQNGVLNRVMASYDPTGNILGTPREVKLTLGIKF is encoded by the coding sequence ATGAAAGCCGGATCTCAATACAAAAAACTCATGCTCGCGCGGCTCATTGCGGTATCGATAACGACCGCCGCAGCGCTGCCGACAATTTCATTCGCACAAAGCTCCGACGCCACGCTGCGCGGCACGGCGGCAGCCAACACCACGGTAACGGCGAAGAACGTCGCCACGGGCTACTCGCGCGTCACCACCTCGGGCGCGGACGGCACGTACGCGTTGGTCGGCTTGCAGCCGGGCACGTATCAGGTCGATGCCGGTCCGGGTACGCAACACACCGTCACGCTGACTGTGGCGTCGACCGCGACACTCAACCTCACCACAGCGGCGCCCACAACCGCGCCGGCCGGTACTCGGAATCTCGGGGCGGTCACGGTTACGGCGACCACGCTGCAGGAAATGACCACGTCGGAAGTCGGCACGACCGTTACGCAACGCGAAATTTCCACCGTGCCGCAGATCACGCGCAACTTCCTGGAATTTGCCGACACCGTGCCCGGCATGGTGTTCACTGTGCAGCAGAACGGCAACACCAGCTTGCAATCGGGCGGTCAGGCGCCGGCCGGCATCAACGTCTACATTGACGGCGTGGGCCAGAAAAATTACGTCGAAAACGGCGGCATCAGCGGTCAGAACAACACGCAGGGCAATCCGTTTCCGCAGCTGGCTATCGGCGAATACAAGGTCATCACGTCCAACTACAAGGCGGAGTACGACCAGATTTCCAGCGCAGCGGTGACCGCCGAAACCAAGTCGGGCACCAACGAATTCCACGGCGAGATTTTCGGCGACTGGACCGACACTCGTATGCGTTCGGAGACGCCATCCGAAACGGCCATCAACCAGAAACAGCCCTCCCACGACAAGGAATACGGCTTCGCATTCGGCGGTCCTATCATTCAGGACAAGGCGCATTTCTTCCTCGCGTACGAGGGCAAGGAATACGACACGCCGATTGCGGTGGTGCCCGGTGCCGCGTCGCCGCAGATTCTCGCGCAATTGCCGCCGAGCGTGCTCGCGCAACTTGGGCCGTCGAGTTTGCCGTTCAAGGAAAACTTGTACTTCCTCAAGTTCGACTACGAGCCCACCAATCGCGATCGCATCGAGGTGAGCGGCAAGTACCGCAATGAAACGGCGATTACGGGTACGGGCACTGGCGTGGCGGCGTCTTCGGCGCTCAATCAGATCAACTACGACCGCCGCTTCGACATTCGTTGGGATCACAGCGCGGACGCCTGGTTCAATCGTCTGCAATTCACCTATGAAAATGCGTTCTTCAAGCCAAGCGCCGTAAATATCGGCAACGGTTCTACGTACACGCCGTTCGATAACCAGAACACGTCGATCCTGACGGTGGGCGCCGCCGATCCGCGCGGTACGCAGAACAAAGGGCAAAAAGGTCCGGCCATCCAAGACGATCTGACGTTCAACGATTTGGAATGGCACGGCGACCATGTGATCAAGATGGGCGTCAAGTACAAGATGGTGCAGCTGCTCGCGCAAGACGCGGGCGAGTTCAATCCACAGTTTACTTACGATGTGACGCCCACGGGAACATTGGCGGCGCCGTATCAAGTGCTGTTCCCGATTGCGCTGCCGGGCTTGAGTCCGGTGGTCAGAACTAACGATCGCCAGTTCGGTACGTATATTCAGGACGACTGGACCATCGACGATCACCTTACGGTGAATCTGGGCATTCGCTGGGATTACGAACAAACGCCTTCGTACCTCAACTTCGTTACGCCTGCTTCGGTGGTTGCAGCGCTCAATTCGCAAAACCCGAACGCGCCGGCGGGCACGACGTACGCGCAATCGCTGGCCGCGGGCGGCGTCAATGTCAACGACTACATCAGCACCGGCAACAATCGCCATGCGCAGATGAATGAATTCCAGCCGCGTTTCGGTTTTTCGTACGACATCAATGGCGATCAGGCGCACGTGATCCACGGTGGCGCGGGACGTTCCTACGACCGCACCATCTACGAGATTCTGCAACTGGAAGAAACCAAGCTTGCTCTAGCCGAAGCGACAATCACCTTCCCGAATCAGTATCACTCGTGCACACCCAGTCCCAACTGCATTCCCTGGAACCCCGCGTATCTCAGCGGCATCGGCGTGCTACAGGGCTTGCTGACCGGCACGACGGCCGGTCGCGAAGTGGATCTGATGAACAACAATCTGCGCACACCGTATTCCGATCAGATTAGCCTCGGTATGCGCAACCAGATCGGCGAGTGGGTCACCGACGTCACCTGGGCGCAGGTCAATCGCTTCAACGGCGTGGTCTTTACGTTGGGCAATCGCTGGCCGAACGGCGCGTTCTGGCAAGGCGGCAGTCAACCGTGGGGCCAAAGCATTCCGGGTTTCGGAAGTCTGATCATCGCCAACAACGGTCTTACGCAGAAAACGCAGCAATTCTTGGTTTCGGCGCAAAAACCGTATACAGCGGAATCGGGTTGGGGCATCAATATCGCCTACACCTACACCAAGGCGAAGCAGAACAACGATAACCAGGACGTCACCGACCAATACGCGTTCGACGAAGCGACGATCCAGGACTATCCGTACCTCAATTCGGCCGTCGCCAAGCACCGCCTTGTCGTCGCCGGGTCGAACGATGCGCCGTGGGGACTGCTGTTCGGCTACAAACTTACTTTGGCCACGCCGATCCCCGCTATCAACCTGGCGTGCTACGGTGCGCCCGCTCCTGGAAATGGCAGCCTCGGTAGCGGATGTCTGCCGTATTCGTACACGCCTTCGGGGTCACGGTTCTTGAGCGGTCCGATCTTTGGCTACCGCTCCATCGATTTCCAAGTCACGAAGAACTTTAAGATCTATCAAAACTTCAACGGTTACGTTCGCTTCGATCTGCTTAATGCGTTCAATTGGAACAACTACAGCGATTACAACTACAACCCCGGTCAGAACGGCGTGTTGAACCGCGTCATGGCCTCTTACGATCCGACCGGCAACATTCTCGGTACGCCGCGCGAAGTCAAACTGACGTTGGGAATTAAGTTCTAA
- a CDS encoding glucoamylase family protein, with the protein MSPLRVSGFARLLSPGHVNRRILIMNKHFFRRATLNVLCAALAFTSGAAWSTEPKAPTHSFDTLSKPQQAMVEDLEKRTFQWFWDGANPANGLIPDHYPGPSFASIASVGFGLTAYGIGAERGYITRDQAVDRTLATLRFFANASQNDSEDDTSGYHGFFYHFLDMKTGKRFARWTELSSVDTTWLLSGVLFAQSYFDRDTPKEKEIRSLADTIYRRVDWAWMQPRAPLVSMGWTPGGKFIDADWKGYDEGMLVYILALGSPTHTISSDAWSAWTSTYPKQWGRFEGQTFLNFAPMFGHQYSESWVDFRGIRDTWSREHGLDYVENGRRAAYAQRAYAIANPSHWKDYGANVWGLTACNGPGDIMLRMPDSSMRRFDGYTARGAGLDYISDDGTIAPTAAGGSIAFAPEIVVPALQAIKDRYGDDVYDRYGFVDAFNPSFDTDIPPKEGRVVRGKGWFDTLQIGIDQGPIVLMIENWRSGFVWSVMRKNPYIRKGLQRAGFTGGWLDKAVK; encoded by the coding sequence ATGAGCCCCCTCCGCGTGTCGGGATTCGCGCGCTTACTTTCACCCGGCCATGTGAATCGACGCATTCTGATCATGAACAAGCATTTCTTCCGCCGCGCTACGCTGAATGTGTTGTGTGCCGCTCTGGCTTTCACTAGCGGCGCGGCATGGTCGACAGAACCCAAAGCGCCCACACACAGCTTCGACACGCTCTCCAAGCCACAGCAAGCGATGGTGGAAGATTTGGAGAAGCGCACGTTCCAGTGGTTCTGGGACGGCGCCAACCCTGCCAATGGTCTGATTCCGGACCACTACCCTGGTCCTTCGTTTGCAAGCATCGCGTCGGTCGGTTTCGGTTTGACGGCGTACGGTATCGGCGCCGAGCGCGGCTACATCACGCGTGACCAGGCGGTGGATCGTACTCTGGCGACGCTGCGTTTCTTCGCGAACGCCTCGCAGAACGATAGCGAAGACGACACCTCCGGCTATCACGGCTTTTTCTATCATTTTCTCGATATGAAAACCGGCAAGCGTTTTGCGCGCTGGACGGAATTGTCGAGCGTCGATACCACGTGGCTGCTTAGCGGCGTGTTGTTCGCGCAGTCGTACTTCGATCGCGACACGCCGAAGGAAAAGGAAATCCGTTCGCTCGCCGACACCATCTATCGCCGTGTCGATTGGGCATGGATGCAACCGCGCGCACCCTTGGTCAGCATGGGTTGGACGCCGGGCGGCAAATTTATCGATGCGGACTGGAAAGGCTACGACGAAGGCATGCTGGTTTACATCCTGGCGCTGGGTTCGCCCACGCATACGATTTCCAGCGATGCGTGGTCCGCATGGACGAGCACCTATCCCAAGCAATGGGGGCGGTTCGAAGGGCAAACGTTTCTGAATTTCGCGCCGATGTTTGGGCATCAATACAGCGAATCGTGGGTGGATTTTCGTGGCATTCGCGATACGTGGAGTCGAGAACACGGATTGGATTACGTCGAGAACGGTCGCCGCGCCGCCTATGCGCAGCGCGCGTACGCCATCGCCAATCCGTCGCACTGGAAAGACTACGGCGCCAACGTCTGGGGCCTAACCGCCTGCAATGGTCCCGGCGACATCATGCTGCGCATGCCCGATAGCAGCATGCGCCGATTCGACGGTTACACCGCGCGCGGTGCCGGACTGGACTATATTTCCGACGACGGCACGATCGCGCCGACCGCTGCGGGCGGCTCCATCGCCTTCGCGCCGGAAATCGTGGTGCCGGCCTTGCAGGCGATAAAGGATCGCTATGGTGACGATGTTTACGATCGCTACGGCTTTGTCGATGCATTCAATCCCAGCTTCGATACGGACATTCCGCCGAAAGAAGGACGCGTGGTGCGCGGCAAAGGCTGGTTCGATACGCTGCAGATCGGCATCGATCAGGGGCCCATCGTGTTGATGATCGAAAACTGGCGCAGCGGATTTGTGTGGAGCGTGATGCGCAAGAATCCCTATATCCGCAAAGGCCTGCAGCGCGCAGGCTTCACCGGCGGATGGTTGGATAAAGCCGTGAAATAG
- a CDS encoding sugar ABC transporter substrate-binding protein: MQTLWRVMGAAMIVAWLTSCAPQHADSHTLTFWTIGREGEAITQLLPEFERENPDIHVVLQQLPLTAAHQKLLTAFAGDSTPDMTQIGNTWMPEFVALGALQPLQARVATSQVVRPDDYFASIWSTNVYDGVAYGIPWYVDTRLLFYRRDMLKAAGFDAPPRDWSEWRRMLAALSHPDHDRYGILLPTNEYDQLTALALQQPDSLLRDGGRYGNFESAGFKRALTFYVDTFRMHEAPDITNIEAGNPWSEFGRGVYSFYFSGPWNIGEFRKRLPASEQDDWDTAPLPGPDGPGASVAGGSSLVVFRKSEHKDAAWKLVEYLSRPQVQDRFYDLLGDMPPRRSSWSQGSLRDDPKAQAFREQLERVKPTPPVPEWEQIVNEMQLVAAQAVAGDLTIDQATAEMDKRADRILEKRRWMLDRPQHAGVSL; this comes from the coding sequence GTGCAGACGCTGTGGCGCGTGATGGGCGCGGCGATGATTGTTGCTTGGCTGACGTCGTGCGCGCCGCAGCACGCAGACTCGCACACGCTTACGTTCTGGACGATTGGCAGGGAAGGCGAGGCGATCACCCAACTCCTTCCGGAATTCGAACGCGAAAATCCGGATATCCATGTCGTCCTGCAGCAGCTGCCGCTAACGGCGGCGCATCAGAAATTGCTCACCGCATTCGCAGGCGACTCCACGCCCGACATGACGCAAATCGGCAATACATGGATGCCGGAATTTGTGGCGCTGGGCGCTTTGCAGCCTTTGCAGGCGCGTGTGGCGACGTCGCAGGTCGTGCGTCCGGATGACTATTTCGCCAGCATCTGGTCGACCAATGTCTACGACGGCGTTGCGTATGGCATTCCGTGGTATGTCGACACGCGCTTGTTGTTTTACCGTCGCGATATGTTGAAGGCCGCAGGTTTCGATGCGCCACCGCGCGACTGGTCGGAGTGGCGGCGCATGCTGGCGGCGTTGAGTCATCCCGATCATGATCGGTACGGCATTTTGCTGCCGACGAACGAATACGATCAGCTTACGGCGCTGGCGTTGCAGCAGCCGGATTCGCTCTTGCGCGACGGCGGTCGCTACGGCAATTTCGAAAGCGCAGGATTCAAGCGTGCGCTGACGTTTTACGTCGATACGTTCCGCATGCACGAGGCGCCCGATATCACCAATATCGAGGCTGGCAATCCGTGGTCGGAATTCGGTCGCGGCGTGTACAGCTTTTATTTCTCCGGACCGTGGAATATCGGCGAATTCCGCAAGCGTTTGCCGGCGTCTGAACAAGACGACTGGGATACGGCGCCGCTGCCAGGTCCCGATGGTCCCGGTGCATCGGTAGCAGGCGGTTCCAGTTTGGTGGTGTTTCGCAAATCCGAACACAAAGACGCGGCATGGAAGTTGGTCGAATACCTTTCCCGGCCGCAGGTGCAAGATCGCTTCTACGACTTGCTTGGCGACATGCCGCCGCGACGCAGCTCCTGGAGTCAGGGCAGCCTTCGAGATGACCCCAAAGCGCAAGCATTCCGCGAACAATTGGAGCGCGTGAAGCCAACGCCGCCGGTGCCGGAGTGGGAACAGATCGTCAACGAGATGCAGCTTGTCGCGGCGCAGGCTGTCGCAGGCGATCTCACCATCGATCAGGCGACCGCCGAAATGGATAAGCGCGCGGATCGCATTCTGGAAAAGCGGCGCTGGATGCTCGATCGTCCTCAACACGCCGGTGTATCGCTATGA